The genomic interval AGGGGCTTTTTAAGGGATATTAGGGAATTTAAGGAATATGCTGATGACATAGTAAGGGACTTTTTAAGGGATATTAGGGAACTTAAGGAATATGGTGTTGACATACTAAGGGACTTTTTAAGGGATATTAGGGAACTTAAGGAATATGGTGGTGACATAGTAAGGGACTTTTTAAGGGATATCAGGGAACTTAAGGAATATGCTGATGACATAGTAAGGGACTTTTTAAGGGATATCAGGGAACTTAAGGAATATGCTGATGACATAGTAAGGGGCTTTTTAAGGGATTAGGGAACTTAAGGAATATGGTGTTGACATACTAAGGGACTTTTTAAGGGATATTAGGGACTTAAGGAATATGGTGGTGACATAGTAAGGACTTTTAGGATATCAGGGAACTTAAGGAATATGCTGATGACATAGTAAGGGACTTTTAAGGGATATTAGTTAGGAACTTAAGGAATATGGTGTTGACATACTAAGGGACTTTTAAGGGATATTAGGAACTTAAGGAATATGGTGATTGACATAGTAAAGGGCTTTTTAAGGGATATTAGGGAACTTAAGGAATATGGTGATGACATAGTAAGGGACTTTTTAAGGGATATTAGGGAACTTAAGGAATATGGTGTTGACATACTAAGGGACTTTTTAAGGGATATTAGGGAACTTAAGGAATATGGTGGTGATGGACAAAGGGACTTTTAAGGGATATTAGGGAACTTAAGGAATATGGTGTTGACATAGTAAGGGGCTTTTTAAGGGATATTAGGGAACTTAAGGAATATGGTGGTGACATAGTAAGGGACTTTTTAAGGGATATTAGGGAACTTAAGGAATATGGTGGTGATGTACTAAGGGACTTTTTAAGGGATATTAGGGAACTTAAGGAATATGTGTTGACATAGTAAGGGGCTTTTAAGGGATATTAGGGAACTTAAGGAATATGGTGGTGACATAGTAAGGGGCTTTTTAAGGGATATTAGGGAACTTAAGGAATATGTGGTGATGGACTAAGGACTTTTTAAGGATAGGAACTTAAGGAATATGGTGTTGACATAGTAAGACTTTTTAGGGATATTAGGGAACTTAAGGAATATGGTGATGACATAGTAAGGGACTTTTTAAGGGATATTAGGGAACTTAAGGAATATGGTGGTGATGGACAAAGGGACTTTTTAAGGGATATTAGGGAACTTAAGGAATATGGTGTTGACATAGTAAGGGGCTTTTTAAGGGATATTAGGGAATTTAAGGAATATGGTGGTGACATAGTGAGGGGCTTTTTAAGGGATATTAGGGAACTTAAGGAATATGGTGGTGATGGACTAAGGGGCTTTTTAAGGGATATTAGGGAACTTAAGGAATATGGTGTTGACATAGTAAGGGGCTTTTTAAGGGATATTAGGGAACTTAAGGAATATGGTGGTGACATAGTAAGGGGCTTTTAAGGGATATTAGGGACTTAAGGAATATGGTGGTGATGGACTAAGGGACTTTTTAAGGGATATTAGGGAACTTAAGGAATATGGTGTTGACATAGTAAGGGGCTTTTTAAGGGATATTAGGGAACTTAAGGAATATGGTGATGACATAGTAAGGGACTTTTGGACTCAAAGAATATGCAAAGGGAGactcaagagtgtgtgtgtgtgtgtgtgtgtgtgagagagagagagagagagagagagagtagggaggagacacacacacacacacacacacacacacactctgagtcTCCCTCCTCAGACGCGCagacagaatttaaaatgtgtgcgCATTTCCCTGGCGAGCGGCGCGTGGGGCTCGGACACGGAGACGCACGAACACGCAACTCTGCCGGACGCCTTAATTAATTAGAGACCACGAGCAGGAGACCACGCACCGCACCGCACCGCACCTGTTCCCACCGTCACGCACGAGGTGAGTTCCCCTCACGCGCCTGAAGTCACAGCTGGAACGTGCTCAttggttttctctttgttttctcgACTTCAAAGCGCGTTGGCGTTTGTTGTTTCACGTAGTTTCCGGTGTGTAAACAGTGCAGCTGTTTCCCGCGTCGTGCTCAGGTGCTCGGGACAGACACGTGGACACGAGGTGACACTCATCAGCTGTGGGCTGATGGAATTAAGAGGGAcaaccacagagacagagagggagacagagagggagacagagagggaggctggGATTGTTTGTCCTCAGATTTGTGCTCGGGTTTGTGCTCAGTATAGTCTTTAGGCTTGTCCTCAGGTTTGTCCTCAGGTTGTCACAGGACAGTTTATCTCATCTCTTTCAAATTGAGTCCTTATACATCATTTCTGGAAGCATctgagcagcttctcctccatctttcacGGAGCGGTTTGGTTTCCTGCAGCTGATGTTTCCACTCAAACAGGTGAAGTCCTGCCtcgtccagctgcagctctgagctcCGTCCACTCAGACTCTTCGTCTCTGAAGCCTCCTGatctctcgtctcctctcaggACAGAGTCAGTGGAATCTCTCACCATTGGACTGTTGCATAACTTTAAAACTCAAGTGCCATCCTGCCTGCGTAGGAGTAGATGTGATGTTCCCACTTCCTTGCTGTTGTGTTGCTCGTTAACATTCTGAGAGGCTCATTACTGTCAGTGGCGTTTTGGGACTTTTACATGGGCTGGGGGTTCATGCAGATGAGGAGGGGCCCTTCCCTCACCAAGCTGTGATCGTGCAGAACCCTGCAGAGTGCGGCGGCTGAGGGTTTGTTCATTtggactgaatgtgtgtgtttgtggggggggCTGTTGTGTAGGAGGAGTGAGATCTCAGAGTCTTCACATGACGCTCGGAGCTGTTGGACAGAGTTCAGTCCTCCCCTGagctgtctgtcctcctgcagacagacaggcgacAGTAACCGTCGTCCTGCAGCTCGAACCCTGAAACCAGAACCCACCATTTGGAAGGAGAGCAGGAATCTGGCAGGTCCTCAGATAAGATCCTGgcagcagaaggagaagaactCAGGAGTGTGCAGAGCTTCAGTTGTTCTCCTGTTGAAGTGGAGATCGAAGTCAAAGCACTGGTGATAAACACACTGACGTCAGTAGATGAGTAATCTTAGACTGTTATTAATTTGTTATTGATTGTTTCAACGTCCCAGCAGCGTCTCCATCACAGTGAGAATATggaggcagctgttttcagacatgagatAACGTGTGTGCCGGGACGTTCTCCGGAGTTTGTCccgcagcagcagattgtccgggcgggagcgttcaggtgagggctggCGTCCCGGGGCACGAGGCAGGACGCTCAGTCTAAGGATGCATGTCGGGCGAGGTCCTGCCCGACATGCGGGCGTCCGATCATGAGACGGCCAATCAGGACGTTTGACCTTTAAAggacaaagtgaaaccaaactTATCCCACACGAACACTTTCATGACAAAACTGAGTAAATCCACAAACCTCTTGTTCCTGCAGATTGTCAGAGACGCGTTAGATTGAAGAGGAAGCAGGTCTGTGACTTCCTGTGTCCACAGCAGCTTCCATGCAGCCTCTTGTCCTCTGGTGGTCACTCTAACACAATCTAACAATGGAGGATGAAAGCGATCCATCGTTGTCACGACGCTGAGCTCTCACACGAGGGAGCGGAGGACAAAGTCAAGGACAAGTGTTTGTTGCTGAGACGATGAGCTCACACATCcaagatgtttttctttaaaaaaacatcttcagatttaaatctgtaaaaagCTTTTGAACTACAACTTAGTAataatcaaaagaaaaacaggaaaccagTTCTGGCTCCAATTCCATAAAACACCTGCTCAGCAGAACTTTAGAGTCGAGTGTTGAGAGACGTGATTATTCTTCCGCTCGCTCGTCCACAACCTCTGACCTTCACCTTTTATACCAGTGAGGAGCGTCCTGTCTGAAGAGCTCCTCACGCTGCTGGTGAGTCACTGACTCTCACGCTCACCAACATCAGACGCTAACAAGCTTTTCAAGTGCATCAATACGACTGTTTCTACTTTCTGATGTTGCCAAGACATTtccatcctccttcctttctttcctctgattATAAAAACAAGTGTGAGGAGCCCGACGGTGAAATGAgtccagctgctgtttccagacGTGACGGCAGCAAGTGACAGCGTCTTGGAGAAAGTTGTTGGGGTTTTTCACAGTCGACGAGTTGATAGATGGTTTTCTGGCAACTTATCACGAGAAAGGTTTGATTTGAAGTTTCCAAACAAGTTAAACAACAAGATTCAGTTCAACTGTTAAATTAAAACCAGGTCCGACTGTGAAACAGCCCCGAGCCTCCAGATGTTTGtgatttcctctgcagctgattGACAGCTCGTCACTGGCACGTCTTGCCTCGCTCGTGTTTTAGAGTAGAGAGAGTTTGTTGACGTGAAGTTATTTGTTCCGGGTCCAGAAAGTGAGGCCAGTGCTGAAGTGGCTGAAAGCTGTGTTGAGAGGGTTCGAGTCCCAAACTGTCAACAGCTAGTTTGTTCAATTTCAACTTCCAATTTGCCTTTTGCAATAAAAACCAAAGCTGTTCTTCTTATTTTGAAGAAACGTTCCGGCGTCGATgtcagaaagaaactaaatgatAAAGAAACATGGACCAGGTTCAGACCCGTGGTCCCTGCTGCACAGTCTGTCTGCGTCCCAGGGCGTGttcgtgtcgtccatctttatttacacagaaactcaaacaacacatttagaATCGACCGTTATCTCTCTAACCCTAAAGGGGGTTTGATTCAGTGCAGAAGAAACAGGAACGACGCTGTGAAGCAGAAATATGAGACAGTTTAAAGATTTGATGTCACGGTGATGGATcgtctgccacacacacactaacacacacacacacacacacacacacactaacacacacacacacacacactggtctgaCAGAACTATTTGTGATGGTGGCCCCTCTGAATCACGGCAGCAGTTAAGCGATATGCTTCTAAAATTATGAATATTCACAGTTATGCCAACagtccctcttctctcctgcagcccAAGTGTTGCCTCTGACTCACACTAATGCCTTTTGTACaactttgtcacacacacacacacacacacacacacacacacattaacatacatCTCTTCACTTCCTCGTCTCGGGCGCCGAGAGCCATTTGCTTCTGGGCTCTTGCAGCAGGCATCAAAATGGACACCTGTCAGCAGGCCCCTGCCCACTGCTGCCCCCGGTGGATGCTTATAGCCCACAGCATCATGCTGTTCCGTTAGTCAGCCTGCGCTCGACGGGCGGCCGGCTCGACCCCGTCACGGTGTGTCCAGCCCGACGCTGCTGGTTCGGCGTCACGCAGGACGAGATGAGCAACGAGGACACAGTCATCGTTGTGTTGATGAAGTCTGTCTGTGCAGGAAACAGGCGTCCACTCCTAGTTTCTACTTTTTCACCTGTGCTTCAACAGCAAAGTCGGAATATTACACgaaacaaaaaggttttattcCCAGAAAGAAAAGTCGTgaatttacaaaaacacatgtagTCCGGATATTACGCaaagaaatgtataaagacgaaatattacaagaaaaaagtgatagatttacaaaaataaataaagtcgtaataatgaagagaaagaaaatcgtaatattatgagaaaattGAGATGTTCGGAGAttttgctgcttatttccttattcttgtaatattgtCCCCTTTCTTCTCGTTAAATCACGACTTTCTTCTGCTAACGTTACGTCTTTATTCTGGAAACCTGGGATCTGTAAGAACTCGTCTCTGCTCAGTTCGCAGCTTCTCCGCTGTAGCAACCAGCTGCGATAAGCTCCACgctctgttgtgtctgtgtttagtGTTGTTTAGTGTTGTTTAGTGTTGTTTAGTGTTGTTTAGTGTTGTAGCTTCaacagtttgtgttgttcttcAGATTTCGTCTCTGCAATAAGGTGCAAAACTCTCAGGATCATTTTTCTTGTCTCTCAGTCAATATTTGCTAAATCAAATCTGCTGTTCACTTTTCTGAAATAGTGGTGAACACGTCTCTGGGACTGGGTCGACAACACGGAGACAGAATTTAGGCTTTTCCAAAACTCCACTTCTCTCTGCAACTCCCCCCAGGttccctccccttcctccctccccttcctccctcctcttcctccctcctcttcctccctcctgcctcctcatcTACTTCTTGTAGAGTTGCATTGGGCAGCTTCACATGTTCTGGTCCATCCTGCTGAGCTTCTGCCTTCAGGTGCACAAAGACCTTGTGAGACGAGCAGTGAACGTCTCCTGGTTTCCTTCCCAGTCCGCCGGCCCAGCGACGCTGTGATTCCTTCACACAGATTTAATTTCCAGacttttctgtgtttcatggtttttatctcatctgttcctgcctgtgtttctctgaggGAATTACATaagtccctgtgtgtgtgggcagcgATGAATTTATGTAAGGCGGACCTGGAAATGGCAAAACACTCGGGTCTCgctctgttttctctcacacatacacttttacagtgtgtgcgactgtgtgtgcagttgtgtaTTCACTCTGGCTGCAGATACACAATGTGGAGACtcttttaaacacttttacatTATTGTTACTTATGTGAAGTTAGTAACACCTCACTTTAACAGTTCCTGCTTTTAGATAAACCCAGTCCGCCCTAGTTactgttgctgtgtgtctgaATCTCTCCATCAACACATGGCACATGGTGCTGTCctgttattaaattattaattcaaATTCTGAACGATTAGATGGATTCTTTATTGATCCTGAAAGAAATTCAGACTTCCAGTAGCTTCAAACACATTCAGGGCAAGAAGAAGGAATTTCAGAGGTGAAGTAAAAAGCTGTTAACAAATGATCAGTAACGAATAAGAAAATACTCCAGTGGAAATCTACTGTGCATATCAgtgaagatgtgtttttatggaGGCTCTGCAAGAAGTcaacaaaaaaactacttgTAAGCTTTAAATACAGGAAAATATTCAGCTGTGATTAGATTGAAGCTTTTCAGTTTGTTCCACTCACAGAAGATGTGATGTACCTGTGTGCATctcattatgattattattgtaatcTAAAGATAATAACGATATTCAGTCTTTGAAAGTTTCTCACATTAGAGAGTTTAACAAACTGTCAAACCTTCTCATTTTTAACAGGATCAGAAAGTTCTTCCAGAGTTCGTTCTGCAGGCGTCAGCACGTTATGTAACACCACCCCCCCAGTGCTATTTACCATCCACTGCTAATGGAGCTGCAGATTGATGCACAGGTAACTCCCCCGAGAGGAGACTCATGTGAAAGTGACAGGAGAGAGAACCAGCTGGAGCCGGTTCAGCTGCTTCACACTGAACCCTGAGCCGCgaggcaggaagtgaaacacacacgaTTCATGGCAGCGCAGAGAAAAGCTTCTTCAGGAGAAATACCTCTGCTCCCCGGAAAACCTGTCACCCCCCCGGCCCAGTGcgtggtgctgtgtgtgtgtgtgtgtgtgtgtgcacgcccGCGCACCTCCGACTCGTCAGAGGGGGTGTTTCACTGAGTGGGAATGCCTGGTAGGATGTGGGCATGATAGGCCCcgggttaccatggcaaccatcTGCTGCTACGTTCGCAATCGTTCGCCGGCGGCCCACACAGTGTGAcatccagtgtgtgtctgtgtgtgtctgtgtgtgtgtgattgaatgACAACATTACaggccaaaaataaaaagacacacgCATTTCAAACTGAACGACGCTGTTTTAAGTGCCAATAAAGGAGCAATTATGCagaaagttaaagttcaaatgCATTAATTctgtagaaaatgtgttttcggTTGTTCCGGTGtagacgagaggaggaggaggaggaggaggaggaggaagaggaggaggaggaggaggaggagaggtgtgcgacgctcagagcgacacacagCGACGCAGATCATGGGATGAGGGGAGGGGTTTGAACctgagactgtaaataaagatggacgacacgctTCCTCTCGTTGCACAAAACTGAAGCCGAAATATCACGGATGTGAAACTGAAGTGTGAGTTGTAGTGATCGTGGGGGAGGAGCCGTGGGGACGACATGTTggatgtttctaacatgtaacattatattatatattatggcCTGTGTGGATGGTGTTTATGACCCGTACTAAGGCCGGCCACTAGGGGGCATGTTTTGGCTCCACTCCTGCGAGCTGTCTGTCAGGACGACTTGCTCAAAAGCACTGTCACTCACCaaagattataaataaatacaattaaacgTTATGATGCCGAATGTGAACGACCAACGTCCAATAACGACAATAAAGTcagaacaggaagtgtttcCTAAAATCAAAtatgcatttttcttttcttcacttgACAACACAGATCTGATTTGTGTTAAATAGTCACCGTGTGGTTGTGATACAGGTTGGTGCCGAACATATCTtagtagtatatatatatacatgtatatacagtatatttatatatatatatatatatatatatattctctgAAGTATTTGcttcaggtttgtgtgtttgtttacctctgCAGGAGCATCAGgttcagttaaaaacaaaacgcTGACATGAGTGATGCACAGGATCAAtaacaggagtgtgtgtgtgtgtcttttacaCACAAGATGTTAACGTACGAGTTCACGTGTGtagaacattttattatttgcgGTGTATTTCCTATGAATGTATATTATTCGTTATCTCGTCAGTGAAGAAACCGACAGGCCCTGAAGGATGTTTCTTTATTCGGTGATGTGTTTCAGAtgcagggggggggcagcaCACAGCGAGGCTCTGCGCGGCTCTTCAGCGTCCTGGATCGTCTCCTGCTCACGCATCCCgtgtggctgcagctgtcactcaacCACGACTCCGCCCTCTACATCCTGCTCAGAGAGCCTGTGGGGGTGAGGAGCAATCGATCACACACTAAAAACCAAGAATCAATCGTAGGTGAAGTGATGTTGGAGCATATTTCAACCACTTCATCGCTTATGAAACTTTAAACTACATTAAACTTTAACAGTGAGAAGTGGGACTGGTTCGGTTAGATGATCCCAGTGAAACCGACCTCTCCTTTCAAAGACAGAAGTAGCtgtttttagatatttaaaGATGACTTGATAAAGTTCTACTACTTCTTGAAAATGTGACGTTGGATGTGTCGGAAACGAAACTGTAGAAAACTCGATCTTGAAAATATAAAGGCCTCATATTAGGTCACATGATTAACGATTAACTTGACATGAAGACTAGTTCCAAACCGACCTGTTGAGACCATAACGCTGATAAATCATCATGTTGTGTTGTCGCTTGAAtaaactacacacaaacacaacagtccTGTGCTAACAGCAACTTTCACACACTGAAATGTTCCAGTAGAGTTTACGCTCAACACCGATTTTGAGCTTTGACTCTGCTGTCTGCACCGTCTGCACCACGAAGTCCGACCACGTCCCTTCACTTCCATCTCGTTCCTGTGTTCTCTCGTTGCTCGCAGACCTTTCTGGTGCGAAAGTGCAGCTCCAGCCAGAGGAAGGTTCTGTGTTTGAGAGTGACAGCGGACCGGAGTGCCTCCTCTGTGAAGGAGTGCTTCATCTGTGAAGAGGACTCCAGTGAGTAAATCCCGTCCTCATCCGCCTGCTCGCGCTGCATGTCTCCGCTCAGCCCGTGGTGCagtgcagctcttgtgctgggTGAAGTGATGgcagtgaagcagagaggatGACGATGGCTCCTCCGCATTATTTCAGCTGTTAGATTTGAACGAGTGCGTCGCTGCCTCCACGTCCTCAAACTGTCTGTTCTGTCCCCAGCCTTCGCCCTGGAGAGCTCCGCCCTCAGCTTCCCCGACCTGTGTCGACTGGTGGCCTTCTACTGTGTCAGCAGGTGATGTATTCTGTCAGCCCCAGTGACCCCAGTGATCCCAGTGATCCCAGTGACCCCCTGACCAGATCCCCTGTTATCACCTGACACAGTGTTGAACCGCTGATAGCTAGTGACCAACAACCATCCACACCTACGGACAATTAGCCCAAACCGGGATTTGAACCTTCTacccactgcaccaccgtgccgtCCCCTCTCACACAAGACAAGTCAGATTTATTATcccacacatgcaaacatcataaaaacaacatatcaaACCAACCATTTGGGTGAAGTCACTGTATTAATATCCCAGACAAAGCAGAGCTTGTGTTGTTTAGGTTCTATGTGATTAGGaacttttattaatttgtaCTCGTGGTGTTTTGATGTATTGCGTCTTCTAGTTGTACATTTtactttgtgaagcactttggtcGACCGAGTTGTTTGAAATGAGCTTTATGAATAAACACCTTGTGCAGGGGGTGTGGCCTGACCACATGACGGACATGTGATCACGTGTTTTCTCGTCTCCAGGGATGTGTTGCCTTTCCCACTGGAGCTGCCGGACGCCATCGCCAAGGCCACAACTCACCGGCAGCTGGAGGCCATTTCCCACATGGGACAAGGTCTGTGGACGCCCCCCCTGCAGAGCGTTACTCTGTCCACTTGTCCCTTTTCAAAGATCTTTATTACAACGCATCATAATAACTGGTTAATTCTTGTTTGCACATTTAAAAGATTCATTTAAAGATATCTGAACCTCAAGCCAGTTTGCTGCCTTTTACAAAACATCTGATTTGGTGAGTGCAAAACCAAcgtgtctcttcttctcttcgaCTTCCTGGATGTTGCACCAGACTTCTGGAGCTCGCCAGGTTCTCCAGACGTCCAAAACGGACCCGTGGCGCCATCTGCATCCACCAGCGGCAGCCCGGCAGCGGTGGCCCAGGACCGGTGCACCCTGCTGAGCCGAGGCAGACAAGGCAAACTCTGCTTCATCAACCCGCTcttcctgcagctggaggttTACAAGGTGAGCAATGAAGGTTCAGGTGAAtatctctgcttttctttatcAAGATTGAACGAGATCAATCTTTCCTGAATCCTGAAAAGTCCATGATATATTATATGCTCTAAACCTCCTATCGCTTGCAaatacagctgctgctgcacttcaCTTGATTCCCTTTAACGATAAACAGTTTATAAACCCAGTTTGTGTTGAATcctcttctctgcagcagccgcagctcaCACACCACAGTGCCTCCAACAAGCGGCACCGCTTCACGCGCAGCATTCGGCTCCGGCTCTCCGAGACCTCCATGAACCTGTCCCTCGAGGGCGTCGGCTCCTACTCGCCTCCGTCGTCACTGGAGCAGCCGGACGGGGCGGAGAGGCTGCAGAGGGCCAACCCACAGAGGAGAGTCCACCCTGGGGCGGGGGTCCTGAGGAGAACCCCCGCTGTGTCGCCAGgttctgcagaggaagaggacacgATGTCCGTCTATGTGCCTGAGGTAATTTATAAGTCTGTGGGGATACACAGGGTGGATTGTTTGTGAAGGTGTTATCCTGACCGTGCATTTTCCAAACCTGACAAGTCACTTCTGAATCCTCAGGACAGGAAAGCAGAGAATAGTATTTATCTCATGCTAACAGATATTTTTGGGTGTTTTGGGATAATTTGACCTTCAGCAGCCTTTCaaagcaggaaaaataaaaccgCCCTCTGGTCATAAACGTTTGTCACgagacagaaggaggaaaaaTGCTGTTTCAAAAGATCTGCAATACTGTGCACACAGCATTTTACAGAACATACAGTTTTAAGAATTTAGAATTATTAACCAAATGAATATTATAACGGTACTTCCATCCGTCCTCCAAGGTGGAAGCGTCTGCGAAGCCCCAGCAGTCAGAGCGAGCGCCAGGCATCGAGGTGGCGGTCCTGGCCCTGGAGCGCCGCCCGGCCCCGTCCCTGGCCGAGctggacagcagcagctccttcagcagcaTGGACGAGGACAACGACTCGGATTCGGATCCAGACAGCTCGGTCCAAGGCCAGATGCTCGCCCACCATCGGCCGCCCCTCGTGCGCTCCAGAGGGCGCGGCGGGCTGCACCGCATGAGCGAGGCCTTCGTTTGTTTCTTTGCTCCGGATAAGCGTCTGACGAggctggtggaggagctgtCCCGGGACAGGCGCTCCACCTTCGGGGGGATGGTTCAGGACTTCCTGCTGGCACAGAGGGAGGTGCTGAAAGCCCTGGCCTCCTCGTcaccaccctcctcttcctcagctccGGTGACGGCCGTGCAGCTCCTGCAGGGTCTGAGGCTCTTTCTGTCCCAGGCCAGGTGCTGCCTGCTGGACAGTGGAGAGCTGGAGCCGCCCATCGAGACGCTGGTGCCAGAGAACGAGAAAGGTACAGAGACCGTGTCCACACACAACAAGCACTCATCAGAGTAGTGTCTCATCGTGTCTCATCGTATCGTGTCTCATCGTATCGTGTCTCATCGTGTCTCATCGTATCGTGTCTCATCGTATCGTGTCTCATCGTGTCTCATCGTATCGTGTCTCATCGTATCGGGTCTCATCGTGTCTCATCGTATCGTGTCTCATCGTATCGTGTCTCATCGTATCGTGTCTCATCGTATCGTGTCTCATCGTATCGTGTCTCATCGTGTCTCATCGTATCGTGTCTCATCGTATCGTGTCTCATCGTATCGTGTCTCATCGTATCGTGTCTCATCGTATCGTGTCTCATCGATCGTGTCTCATTCGTGTCTCATCGTATCGTGTCTCATCGTATCGTGTCTCATCGTATCGGTCTCATCGTATCGTGTCTCATCGTATCGTGTCTCATCATATCGggtctcagtgtgtgtcatgATATCGTGTCTCATCGTATCGTGTCTCATCGTATCGTGTCTCATCGTATCGTGTCTCATCGTGTCTCATCGTATCGTATCTCATCGTATCGTGTCTCATCGTATCGTGTCTCATCGTATCGGGTCTCATGATGTCTCATCGTATCGTGTCTCATCGTATCGTGTCTCATCGTGTCTCATCGTATCGT from Hippoglossus stenolepis isolate QCI-W04-F060 chromosome 23, HSTE1.2, whole genome shotgun sequence carries:
- the rin1b gene encoding ras and Rab interactor 2 — translated: MQGGGSTQRGSARLFSVLDRLLLTHPVWLQLSLNHDSALYILLREPVGTFLVRKCSSSQRKVLCLRVTADRSASSVKECFICEEDSTFALESSALSFPDLCRLVAFYCVSRDVLPFPLELPDAIAKATTHRQLEAISHMGQDFWSSPGSPDVQNGPVAPSASTSGSPAAVAQDRCTLLSRGRQGKLCFINPLFLQLEVYKQPQLTHHSASNKRHRFTRSIRLRLSETSMNLSLEGVGSYSPPSSLEQPDGAERLQRANPQRRVHPGAGVLRRTPAVSPGSAEEEDTMSVYVPEVEASAKPQQSERAPGIEVAVLALERRPAPSLAELDSSSSFSSMDEDNDSDSDPDSSVQGQMLAHHRPPLVRSRGRGGLHRMSEAFVCFFAPDKRLTRLVEELSRDRRSTFGGMVQDFLLAQREVLKALASSSPPSSSSAPVTAVQLLQGLRLFLSQARCCLLDSGELEPPIETLVPENEKDLALERAMFSCVLRPLRSHLEKALVALHNQDGSSQRLTQNLLRLRGDAAMERLGVRTGVPDSRGVERVKQKLVLMQRTHSPIDKVLLLLQVCKCVHKAMGCLLGQEVSWDDFLPSLSYVMVECNRPHILLEVEYMMELLEPSWLGGEGGYYLTSVFASLCLIRSLDGEQPAASCLTPEAQEALKEWSSRRSREAQRQKESQQNQRCVRILFQDGERSAVRTLQWRAGESSQALAQLCADTFGVSDPQQYTLYWRSGGEMRALPPQAQPQDLAGHSEGGPSLSYLRTDHDFSKMRRLTRGGAVDLSESVCEE